The following proteins come from a genomic window of Aspergillus luchuensis IFO 4308 DNA, chromosome 3, nearly complete sequence:
- a CDS encoding uncharacterized protein (InterPro:IPR036574;~SECRETED:SignalP(1-20)) encodes MKTALVTLYSCLGLGVPALAALMEIMLSNSTSCQIRGGDDIANLACRNTCIEQGGGWTGGFCDDQQICHCTFDISTTE; translated from the exons ATGAAAACCGCCCTAGTCACCCTCTACTCCTGCCTCGGGTTGGGTGTGCCCGCCCTGGCTGCCCTCATGGAAATCATGCTGAGCAATTCCACCTCGTGCCAGATCCGTGGTGGGGATGACATTGCGAATCTTGCCTGTCGGAATACG TGTATCGAACAGGGTGGTGGGTGGACTGGAGGGTTCTGTGATGATCAGCA GATCTGTCATTGTACGTTTGATATAtctactacggagtag
- the SAH1 gene encoding adenosylhomocysteinase (BUSCO:EOG09262LYR;~COG:H;~EggNog:ENOG410PG05;~InterPro:IPR020082,IPR000043,IPR036291,IPR042172, IPR015878;~PFAM:PF02826,PF00670;~go_function: GO:0004013 - adenosylhomocysteinase activity [Evidence IEA]), translating into MAAPAQKFKVADISLAAFGRREIELAEIEMPGLMSIRRRYGPDQPLKGARIAGCLHMTIQTAVLIETLVALGAEVTWTSCNIFSTQDHAAAAIAAAGVPVFAWKGETEEEYNWCLDQQLSAFKDGKKLNLILDDGGDLTSLVHEKYPEQLKDCYGLSEETTTGVHHLYRMLKEGKLLVPAINVNDSVTKSKFDNLYGCRESLIDGIKRATDVMIAGKVAVVAGYGDVGKGCADALRSMGARVLVTEIDPINALQAAVQGYQVTTMEEAAPQGQIFVTTTGCRDILLGRHFEVMRNDAIVCNIGHFDIEIDVAWLKANAKSVQNIKPQVDRYTMANGRHIILLAEGRLVNLGCATGHSSFVMSCSFSNQVLAQIALFKAEDAEFGKKYVEFGTTGKKPVGVYVLPKALDEQVALQHLEHVNAKLSQLTPVQAEYLGLEVTGPFKADHYRY; encoded by the exons ATGGCTGCCCCCGCCCAGAAGTTCAAGGTCGCCGACATC TCCCTGGCTGCCTTTGGCCGCCGCGAGATTGAGCTCGCCGAGATTGAGATGCCCGGTCTCATGTCCATCCGCCGCAGATATGGTCCCGACCAGCCCCTCAAGGGTGCCCGTATCGCCGGTTGCCTGCACATGA CCATCCAGACTGCCGTCCTCATCGAGACCCTCGTTGCCCTCGGTGCCGAGGTCACCTGGACCAGCTGCAACATCTTCTCCACCCAGGACCacgccgctgccgccatTGCCGCTGCCGGTGTCCCTGT CTTCGCCTGGAAGGGTGAGACCGAGGAGGAGTACAACTGGTGCTTGGACCAGCAGCTCTCCGCCTtcaaggatggcaagaagctcaacctcatcctcgacgacggTGGTGACCTGACCTCCCTCGTCCACGAGAAGTACCCCGAGCAGCTCAAGGACTGCTACGGTCTGTCCGAGGAGACCACCACCGGTGTCCACCACCTCTACCGCATGCTCAAGGAGGGCAAGCTCCTTGTCCCCGCCATCAACGTCAACGACTCCGTCACCAAGTCCAAGTTCGACAACCTGTACGGTTGCCGTGAGTCCCTCATCGATGGTATCAAGCGCGCCACCGATGTCATGATCGCTGGTAAGGTTGCCGTTGTCGCCGGTTACGGTGATGTCGGCAAGGGCTGTGCCGATGCTCTCCGCAGCATGGGTGCCCGCGTCCTGGTCACCGAGATCGACCCCATCAACGCCCTCCAGGCTGCTGTCCAGGGCTACCAGGTCACCACCAtggaggaggctgctccCCAGGGTCAGATCTTCGTCACCACCACTGGTTGCCGtgacatcctcctcggccgTCACTTCGAGGTGATGCGCAACGACGCCATCGTTTGCA ACATCGGTCACTTCGACATTGAGATCGACGTTGCCTGGCTCAAGGCCAACGCCAAGTCGGTCCAGAACATCAAGCCCCAGGTTGACCGCTACACCATGGCCAACGGCCGCCACATCATCCTGTTGGCCGAGGGTCGTCTCGTCAACCTTGGCTGTGCCACCGGCCACTCTTCCTTCGTCATGTCCTGCTCTTTTTCCAACCAGGTCCTTGCCCAGATTGCTCTGTTCAAGGCCGAGGACGCCGAGTTCGGCAAGAAGTACGTCGAGTTCGGTACCACCGGCAAGAAGCCCGTCGGTGTCTACGTTCTCCCCAAGGCTCTCGACGAGCAGGTCGCTCTCCAGCACTTGGAGCACGTCAACGCCAAGCTGTCTCAGCTCACCCCCGTCCAGGCTGAGTACCTTGGCCTGGAGGTCACCGGACCTTTCAAGGCTGACCA CTACCGCTACTAG
- the TM1 gene encoding TIM-barrel enzyme family protein (COG:S;~EggNog:ENOG410PGVD;~InterPro:IPR009215,IPR015813,IPR013785;~PFAM:PF09370;~go_function: GO:0003824 - catalytic activity [Evidence IEA]): protein MPRPTTRQEVLDRLRKTIADGSIIIGAGAGIGLSAKFIEKGGADLILVYNSGRFRMAGRGSLAGMMPYSDANAVVVEMSNEVLPLIQNTPVLAGVCGTDPFRDMRTFLRQLRDIGFVGVQNFPTVGLIDGNFRANLEETGMGYEKEVEMIRIAREMDLVTTPYVFNVKEGEMMARAGADVIVVHVGLTTSGTIGAQTALTLDECVKVVQEVRDAVVKVNPEVIVLCHGGPLAGPEDAEYVLKRCKGVHGFFGASSMERLPVEVALEENARKFKEIQL, encoded by the exons atgCCCCGCCCAACCACCCGACAAGAAGTCCTCGACCGTCTTCGCAAGACCATCGCCGATGGTTCGATCATCATCGGTGCGGGAGCTG GAATCGGCCTCTCCGCCAAATTTATCGAAAAAGGTGGCGCCGACTTAATCCTAGTCTACAACTCGGGCCGGTTCCGCATGGCAGGCCGAGGCTCTCTCGCAGGCATGATGCCCTACTCGGACGCCAACGCCGTAGTCGTTGAAATG TCCAACGAAgtcctccccctcatccaaAACACCCCGGTCCTCGCGGGCGTCTGCGGCACCGACCCCTTCCGAGACATGCGGACCTTCCTGCGCCAACTACGGGACATCGGGTTCGTGGGGGTGCAAAACTTCCCGACAGTCGGTCTGATCGACGGGAACTTCCGCGCGAACCTGGAAGAGACGGGGATGGGATATgagaaggaagtggagaTGATTCGCATTGCCAGGGAAATGGATCTGGTGACGACGCCGTACGTGTTCAATGtgaaggaaggggagatgatggcgCGGGCGGGCGCGGATGTGATTGTGGTACATGTGGGATTGACAACGAGTGGGACGATTGGGGCGCAGACGGCGTTGACGCTGGATGAGTGTGTTAAGGTGGTGCAGGAGGTGCGGGATgcggtggtgaaggtgaATCCGGAGGTGATTGTTTTGTGTCATGGGGGCCCGTTGGCGGGGCCGGAGGATGCGGAGTATGTGTTGAAGAGGTGTAAGGGGGTGCATGGGTTCTTTGGGGCGAGTAGTATGGAGAGGTtgccggtggaggtggcgtTGGAGGAGAATGCGAGGAAGTTTAAGGAGATTCAGTTGTAa
- a CDS encoding Tm-1-like ATP-binding domain-containing protein (COG:S;~EggNog:ENOG410PKND;~InterPro:IPR044122,IPR008322;~PFAM:PF06792), which translates to MPTILLLGTCDTKWSELLYLHSQLTSNPSISVLLMDVGRAATSSPLINIPHPSLDNKTVDYTQLPRNDYIQSITHLSTPTVADLYHNGKIHTILSIGGSCGTTIATTIMRDALPIGFPKLMVSTMASGDVGPYIQETDITMMYSVVDVAGTNSILNRILRNAAAAGTGMAISYHDQLHTPESNGTNGHAQNGHQKQNGSKQETPKKTKVGITMFGVTTPAVDQIRTYLESHLPDACEIYVFHATGSGGKAMERLIREQQLDAIVDLTTSEIVDELAGGVLSAGPGRLDAAAERGIPQVVCVGACDMINFGTKDTIPERFSGRRIYEHNPTVTIVRTDEEENRRIGEFIVGKLGKARCPGNAVVMLPTGGISMMDVPGNSFYDGEVDEVLFGTVERGLEGSGVRVVRCPGDVNCKEFAESVGETLLGLLKSVVSKL; encoded by the coding sequence ATGccgaccatcctcctcctcggcacCTGCGACACAAAATGGTCCGAACTACTCTACCTCCACTCCCAACTAACTTCtaacccctccatctccgtccTTCTCATGGACGTCGGCCgcgccgccacctcctctccgctcATCAACATTCCTCATCCCAGCCTCGACAACAAAACAGTCGACTACACCCAGCTCCCCCGAAACGACTACATCCAATCCATTACCCATCTCTCTACTCCCACCGTCGCCGACCTTTACCACAATGGCAAAATCCACACTATCCTCTCCATCGGCGGCAGCTGCGGCACCACCATCGCAACCACCATCATGCGTGATGCCCTTCCCATCGGATTCCCGAAACTGATGgtctccaccatggcctccGGCGACGTGGGTCCCTACATCCAAGAAACAGACATCACCATGATGTACAGTGTCGTCGACGTAGCCGGCACAAACAGCATTCTGAACAGAATCCTCCGCAACGCGGCAGCCGCAGGAACCGGAATGGCGATATCATACCACGACCAGCTTCATACCCCCGAGTCTAATGGCACGAACGGACATGCGCAAAATGGACACCAGAAGCAGAATGGGTCAAAGCAGGAAACACCCAAGAAAACCAAAGTCGGCATCACCATGTTCGGCGTGACCACGCCCGCCGTAGACCAAATCCGCACCTACCTGGAATCCCACCTCCCGGATGCATGCGAGATCTACGTCTTCCACGCCACCGGCTCCGGCGGAAAAGCCATGGAGCGACTAATCCGCGAACAACAACTCGACGCCATCGTGGACCTGACCACCTCCGAGATCGTGGATGAGCTCGCCGGTGGGGTATTGTCCGCCGGACCGGGACGGTTAGACGCCGCGGCGGAGAGGGGCATCCCGCaggtggtgtgtgtggggGCGTGCGATATGATTAATTTTGGGACGAAGGATACGATTCCCGAGCGGTTCAGCGGGAGGAGGATCTATGAGCATAATCCGACGGTGACGATTGTAAggacggatgaggaggagaatcgACGGATCGGGGAGTTTATTGTggggaagttggggaagGCGAGGTGTCCGGGGAATGCAGTGGTTATGTTACCGACGGGGGGAATCAGTATGATGGATGTTCCGGGAAATAGTTTCtatgatggggaggtggatgaggtgttgTTTGGGACGGTGGAGAGGGGGCTGGAGGGGTCCGGGGTGAGGGTTGTGAGGTGTCCGGGGGATGTGAATTGTAAGGAGTTTGCGGAGAGTGTAGGGGAGActttgttggggttgttgaagagtGTAGTTAGTAAGTTGTAG
- a CDS encoding SDR family NAD(P)-dependent oxidoreductase (COG:Q;~EggNog:ENOG410PKNS;~InterPro:IPR002347,IPR036291,IPR020904;~PFAM:PF00106,PF13561,PF08659;~go_function: GO:0016491 - oxidoreductase activity [Evidence IEA];~go_process: GO:0055114 - oxidation-reduction process [Evidence IEA]), which translates to MSRPLEGKFAIVTGGSRGIGEAIAHNLASKGCSLLLNYTSDSSRARTESLCSTLSTTHNITCIPVQADLSDPTPAISTILSAAKTHFTSPTTGTLTIDILINNAGVSKDRFLNDPSSGPIDPAYFNWHYTINVLAPLLLTQACAEYLPRKPAHSGRIINISSISSSLGFTGQSVYGGTKAALEAMTRTWARELADVATVNAVNPGPVVGDMYFATGEEFWKQMQGFQDNAPLSKLQDGEEGLSEEQERLIREKMGGRRPAFTREIAGVVGMLCTEDGGWCTGSVVCANGGLKFTT; encoded by the exons ATGTCCCGTCCCCTCGAAGGCAAATTCGCCATCGTCACCGGTGGCTCCCGCG GAATCGGCGAAGCTATCGCCCACAACCTCGCCAGCAAAGGCTGCTCCCTCCTCCTAAACTACACCTCGGACAGCTCCCGCGCACGCACCGAATCCCTCTGCagcaccctctccaccacacACAACATAACCTGCATCCCCGTGCAAGCCGACCTCTCGGACCCCACCCCCgccatcagcaccatcctctccgccgccaaAACCCActtcacctccccaaccACAGGCACCCTAACAATCGACATCCTAATCAACAACGCCGGCGTCAGCAAAGACCGCTTCCTCAACGACCCCTCCTCGGGTCCCATCGACCCCGCCTACTTCAACTGGCACTACACCATCAACGTGCTGGCCCCGCTGCTCCTCACGCAAGCCTGCGCCGAGTACCTCCCCCGCAAGCCCGCGCACAGCGgccgcatcatcaacatctcGAGTATTTCCTCCTCGTTGGGGTTCACGGGCCAGTCGGTGTATGGGGGTACCAAGGCGGCGTTGGaggcgatgacgaggacgtGGGCGAGAGAGTTGGCGGACGTGGCGACGGTGAATGCGGTGAATCCTGGTCCCGTGGTCGGGGATATGTATTTTGCTACGGGCGAGGAGTTTTGGAAGCAGATGCAGGGGTTCCAGGATAATGCGCCGTTGAGTAAGTtgcaggatggggaggaggggttgagtgaggagcaggagaggtTGATtagggagaagatggggggTAGGAGGCCTGCGTTTACGAGGGAGATTGccggggtggtggggatgctTTGTACGGAGGATGGGGGATGGTGTACGGGAAGTGTGGTTTGTGCTAATGGCGGGTTGAAGTTTACGACTTAG
- a CDS encoding Zn(II)2Cys6 transcription factor (COG:K;~EggNog:ENOG410Q2P7;~InterPro:IPR036864,IPR007219,IPR001138;~PFAM:PF00172;~TransMembrane:1 (o576-597i);~go_function: GO:0000981 - DNA-binding transcription factor activity, RNA polymerase II-specific [Evidence IEA];~go_function: GO:0003677 - DNA binding [Evidence IEA];~go_function: GO:0008270 - zinc ion binding [Evidence IEA];~go_process: GO:0006351 - transcription, DNA-templated [Evidence IEA];~go_process: GO:0006355 - regulation of transcription, DNA-templated [Evidence IEA]) → MQPVSMDADILDIVAQRGGRARSACDLCRHRKIRCDGEKPACENCHFAGVTCTFTVTGQPRKTIREQLAEAKARVQELESFIAGRHLPGAVSPNIQLQDQLRSASPCPSLSLFAAPSHPQDSSDFDIAMEIFKQHLEVSWPGTTNSPQRNSFHATVYRQTGAVLDLHGFLARVTESYKAQYASISPATSTPLWPSYALIQKCLDYYAAKGMYSMFPVVDVPASQAVLEALVSGHTDPPPTTAEKAHLFAFAAFITKQHQHQPQFADTDPDAYVQAVLTLVPKLMLELASVWKLETFVILALHIAPAGYPQQAQLLLSTAIRILYQLGGHRITPPPEYQPQASSTTTNNTKSHSHLRAIFWLCYSMDKEMCIRSCSPPLIHDIDVDLDFPQTYIGSTTHSPPPPRQSPSSSTSLSSYHSTEIPLLYPSDIRLAIFKSHIYNRLYSSHAQSLPEARRLAHIRQLDQDLSELYAEFPLGHTPVHTPRSETSTPIHRDPTIPSSSSNEESSNHKLVNIRPINIHLEYHHCVRKLHEASITTSLSVVSAPLASSLELYYQASRSTLLYYLNSGKGGLVDRFSVWIHAQFILSAILTVFWCLIENPDPRNASFSRDLRMLEDMRGLFACEVFDLEGEGRFFPPAYIVDGFLSWLVSLVRVAVEREGVRRGRAS, encoded by the exons ATGCAGCCTGTCAGCATGGATGCAGATATCCTCGATATTGTGGCTCAACGTGGCGGGAGGGCCAGGAGTGCATGTGACCTGTGCCGGCATAGAAAG ATTCGATGCGATGGAGAGAAACCAGCATGTGAGAATTGTCATTTTGCTGGTGTTACCTGCACGTTTACCGTGACTGGTCAACCCAGGAAGACTATTAGAGA ACAACTTGCTGAAGCCAAGGCTCGTGTACAAGAATTGGAAAGCTTCATTGCCGGCCGTCATCTCCCAGGAGCAGTTTCACCAAACATCCAGTTGCAGGATCAACTGCGATCTGCCTCACCATGTCCGTCCCTGTCGCTCTTTGCCGCGCCATCGCATCCCCAGGACTCGTCGGATTTCGACATAGCCATGGAAATCTTCAAACAGCATCTGGAAGTTTCCTGGCCAGGCACTACTAACTCCCCTCAGCGCAACTCATTCCATGCTACTGTCTACCGCCAAACCGGCGCTGTCTTGGACTTGCACGGCTTCTTAGCCCGTGTAACAGAGTCCTACAAGGCCCAGTATGCTTCCATCTCGCCAGCAACCTCTACTCCCCTATGGCCCAGCTACGCACTGATCCAGAAGTGTCTCGACTACTACGCTGCCAAGGGCATGTACTCCATGTTCCCTGTTGTGGATGTGCCTGCTTCCCAGGCTGTCCTTGAGGCCCTCGTCTCTGGCCATACAGATCCCCCTCCTACCACGGCGGAAAAGGCACATCTCTTCGCCTTCGCAGCCTTTATCACCAAGCAGCATCAACACCAGCCGCAGTTTGCAGATACAGACCCGGACGCTTACGTGCAGGCCGTACTGACACTAGTACCTAAGCTCATGCTTGAGCTAGCTAGTGTGTGGAAATTAGAAACATTCGTCATATTg GCCCTCCACATCGCCCCAGCAGGCTATCCCCAACaagcccaactcctcctttCAACCGCCATCCGCATTTTGTATCAATTAGGCGGCCACCGCatcacccctcccccagaATACCAACCACAGGCCTCCTCCActaccaccaacaacactaAATCCCACTCTCACCTCCGCGCCATTTTCTGGCTCTGCTACAGCATGGACAAAGAAATGTGCATCCGCAGCTGCTCCCCACCCCTCATCCACGACATTGACGTCGACCTCGACTTTCCCCAAACCTACATCGGCTCTACCACCCACTCGCCCCCACCACCCCGAcaatccccatcatcatcaacatcattatcatcatatcatagTACCGAAatccccctcctctaccCATCAGACATCCGCCTCGCCATCTTCAAATCCCACATCTACAACCGCCTCTACTCCAGCCACGCCCAATCCCTCCCTGAAGCCCGCCGTCTCGCTCACATCCGCCAACTCGACCAGGATCTGAGTGAACTATATGCCGAGTTCCCCCTAGGACATACACCTGTACACACACCTAGATCCGAAACAAGCACACCCATTCATCGAGATCCAACAataccttcctcctcctccaacgaaGAAAGTAGTAATCATAAGCTGGTCAATATCCGCCCTATCAACATCCACCTTGAATACCACCACTGTGTTCGAAAACTGCACGAAGCGAGTATCACAACCAGCTTATCTGTCGTGTCTGCCCCGCTTGCTTCGAGTCTGGAGTTGTATTATCAGGCCTCGAGGTCGACGTTACTATATTACCTGAATTCAGGAAAGGGCGGGCTGGTGGATCGGTTTAGCGTTTG GATCCACGCACAattcatcctctccgccatTCTCACCGTCTTCTGGTGTTTGATCGAGAACCCCGATCCGAGGAATGCGTCCTTCTCGAGGGATTTGAGGATGTTGGAGGATATGAGAGGGTTGTTTGCTTGTGAAGTGTTTGAtttggagggagaggggaggttCTTCCCCCCGGCGTATATTGTCGATGGGTTTTTGAGCTGGTTGGTTTCGTTGGTTAGGGTtgcggtggagagggagggggttcGGCGTGGTCGGGCTTCGTGA